From a single Populus nigra chromosome 18, ddPopNigr1.1, whole genome shotgun sequence genomic region:
- the LOC133678733 gene encoding ubiquitin-conjugating enzyme E2 27-like has protein sequence MIDFARVQKELQECSRDMEASGIKVAPKSDNLARLTGTIPGPISSPYEGGTFQIDITLPDGYPFEPPKMQFATKVWHPNISSQSGAICLDILKDQWSPALTLKTALLSVQALLSAPEPDDPQDAVVAQQYLRDHQTFVGTARYWTETFAKTSSLGVEEKVQKLVEMGFPEALARSALESVGGDENSALEKLCSG, from the exons ATGATCGACTTTGCTCGTGTTCAAAAGGAGCTGCAAGAATGCAGCAGAGACATGGAGGCTTCTGGCATCAAAGTGGCACCTAAATCTGACAATCTTGCTCGATTAACCGGAACTATTCCTGGTCCTATCAGCTCTCCTTATGAAGGTGGCACTTTTCAAATTGATATCACTCTCCCAG aTGGATACCCCTTTGAGCCTCCAAAAATGCAGTTTGCAACAAAAGTCTG GCACCCTAATATTAGCAGCCAAAGTGGGGCAATCTGCCTGGACATTTTGAAGGACCAGTGGAGCCCAGCGCTCACCCTAAAGACAGCACTTCTTTCTGTCCAAGCATTGCTCTCTGCTCCTGAACCTGACGATCCTCAAGATGCTGTTGTAGCACAACAG TATCTTAGAGACCATCAGACCTTTGTTGGCACAGCTCGCTACTGGACAGAAACTTTTGCCAAGACCTCATCGCTTGGGGTTGAGGAAAAG GTTCAAAAACTTGTGGAGATGGGTTTCCCTGAAGCTCTGGCGAGAAGTGCACTAGAATCTGTTGGTGGTGATGAAAACTCGGCTCTTGAAAAGCTTTGTTCTGGTTAA